A window from Festucalex cinctus isolate MCC-2025b chromosome 4, RoL_Fcin_1.0, whole genome shotgun sequence encodes these proteins:
- the slc6a5 gene encoding sodium- and chloride-dependent glycine transporter 2 has product MDEQRNMATKQPVAHIPTQQPDGTAGFTANKPELTPLQPATPQHNLHPAPQPPPPCNESQTFCPTENIPDANKAYGTFKNNAPGVPAPAPVTAMNSAFGGKDPPISSCGDGAQYAEQNNTASNWKPLSQTTVVLGVDGNMSVQAGSLTRAEGDDDEGGDENKARGNWSNKLDFILSMVGYAVGLGNVWRFPYLAFQNGGGAFLIPYLTMLGIAGIPIFLLEVSLGQFASQGPVSVWKCIPALQGCGIAMLIISVLIAIYYNIIMCWTLYYLFASLKGSLPWANCRNAWNTVDCKDKDMLLLDSCILRDRNFTTIKNSSFCLSASTVGNLSKLLNMAMDGGKTYVSPSEEYFKYNVLHISKGIEYPGDIRWPLAGCLFLAWVIVYASLAKGIKTSGKVVYFTATFPYVVLVILLIRGVTLPGAADGILYFITPKWEKLMDGKVWKDAATQIFFSLSAAWGGLITLSSYNKFHNNCYRDTIIVTCTNSATSIFAGFVIFSVIGFMAHELDVPIDKVADEGPGIAFVVYPEALTRLPLSPFWAIIFFLMLLTLGLDTMFATIETIVTSVSDEFPKYLRKHKPVFTLVCCVCFFILGFPMITENGMYMLQLVDTYAASYSLVIIAIFELVGISYLYGLQRFCEDIEMMIGFQPNRFWRLCWAFVTPTILTGILILSLSQWSVMTYENYTYPTWSMVLGWLMVICSVIWIPIMFVIKMYLAPGTLIERLKLVCSPQPDWGPFLMKHRGERYKNMMDPLGTSSLGLKLPPTDFQLSSF; this is encoded by the exons ATG GACGAGCAGAGAAACATGGCCACGAAACAACCGGTGGCCCACATCCCCACGCAGCAGCCGGACGGAACTGCGGGATTTACAGCCAACAAACCCGAACTCACCCCCCTCCAGCCGGCCACTCCTCAGCACAATCTGCACCCGGCGCCCCAGCCGCCGCCTCCGTGCAACGAGAGCCAAACTTTTTGTCCCACGGAAAATATACCGGACGCCAATAAAGCATACGGGACGTTCAAAAACAACGCACCTGGCGTCCCGGCGCCGGCGCCGGTGACGGCCATGAATTCGGCCTTTGGTGGGAAGGATCCGCCGATTTCGTCGTGCGGGGATGGGGCGCAGTACGCCGAGCAGAACAACACCGCTTCCAATTGGAAGCCTTTGAGTCAGACCACCGTCGTGCTGGGCGTAGATGGCAACATGTCTGTTCAAGCCGGATCCCTCACACGA GCTGAGGGCGATGACGATGAAGGAGGGGATGAGAACAAGGCCAGGGGAAACTGGTCCAATAAACTGGATTTTATTCTCTCCATGGTTGGATATGCTGTGGGACTGGGGAACGTGTGGAGGTTTCCTTATCTTGCTTTCCAGAACGGTGGAG GTGCATTTTTGATCCCTTACCTGACAATGTTGGGGATCGCCGGCATCCCCATCTTTTTGCTGGAAGTGTCCCTGGGCCAGTTTGCCAGCCAGGGCCCCGTGTCGGTGTGGAAGTGCATCCCGGCCCTCCAAG gttgCGGGATTGCCATGTTGATAATATCTGTCTTGATAGCCATATACTATAATATTATTATGTGCTGGACACTGTACTACCTGTTCGCTTCGTTGAAGGGCTCACTGCCATGGGCTAACTGTAGGAATGCGTGGAACACGGTGGATTGTAAGGACAAAGACATGCTGCTATTAG ACTCCTGCATCTTGCGGGACAGGAACTTCACCACGATCAAGAACTCCTCTTTTTGTCTGTCTGCCAGCACTGTTGGAAACTTGAGCAAACTATTAAACATGGCCATGGATGGTGGAAAAACGTATGTCAGCCCTAGTGAGGAGTACTTCAA GTACAACGTGCTGCACATCTCCAAAGGCATTGAATATCCGGGAGACATTCGCTGGCCTCTGGCAGGCTGTCTGTTTCTGGCCTGGGTCATTGTCTACGCCTCTTTGGCCAAGGGAATCAAGACGTCGGGAAAG GTGGTGTATTTCACAGCCACGTTTCCGTACGTGGTGCTGGTGATCCTGTTAATCCGAGGTGTGACCCTCCCCGGGGCGGCTGACGGCATCCTCTACTTCATCACACCAAAGTGGGAGAAACTCATGGATGGAAAG GTTTGGAAAGACGCGGCCACTCAGATCTTTTTCTCTCTGTCTGCTGCTTGGGGAGGCCTGATCACGCTCTCCTCCTACAATAAGTTTCACAATAACTGCTACAG GGACACCATCATCGTGACGTGTACAAACAGTGCCACCAGCATATTTGCTGGCTTCGTCATCTTTTCTGTCATCGGTTTCATGGCACACGAGTTGGACGTGCCGATTGATAAGGTGGCAGATGAAG gTCCAGGCATAGCATTTGTGGTGTATCCAGAGGCTCTGACCAGACTCCCCCTGTCTCCATTCTGGGCTATCATCTTCTTTCTCATGCTCCTGACTCTCGGCCTGGATACCATG TTTGCCACCATCGAGACCATTGTGACGTCTGTGTCGGACGAGTTCCCCAAATATTTGAGGAAGCACAAGCCCGTGTTCACGTTGGTCTGCTGCGTCTGCTTCTTCATCCTGGGATTCCCTATGATCACCGAG AATGGCATGTACATGCTGCAGTTGGTGGACACGTACGCGGCCTCCTACTCTTTGGTCATCATTGCCATCTTTGAGCTCGTGGGGATTTCTTATCTCTATG GGCTGCAAAGGTTTTGCGAGGATATTGAAATGATGATTGGTTTCCAGCCCAATCGCTTCTGGAGACTTTGCTGGGCCTTTGTGACACCAACCATTCTGACG GGCATCTTGATTCTGAGTCTTTCTCAGTGGAGTGTTATGACATATGAGAACTACACCTACCCCACCTGGTCGATGGTGCTGGGCTGGCTAATGGTTATCTGTTCCGTCATCTGGATTCCCATCATGTTTGTCATCAAGATGTACCTCGCTCCCGGCACCTTAATTGAG CGTCTGAAGCTGGTTTGTTCCCCTCAGCCCGACTGGGGTCCCTTCCTGATGAAGCACCGCGGAGAACGTTACAAGAACATGATGGACCCGTTGGGAACCAGCTCGCTCGGTCTCAAACTGCCCCCTACGGACTTCCAGCTCAGTTCCTTTTAG